The region GCGCCACCATCGACCCCGGGCCCGGTGTCCTCGGAGACCCTGGCCAGTTCCTTACCCTGCGCCTCGGTGCCGCGGGGCTCCCGACGCGACGAGGTGCCCCGTGGTTTGGCTCGCCCGGAGTCCCCGGACTTGCCCGGCCTCGCCGGACGCGACGCCGGAGCCTTTCTGCTCCTGGCGTCCGCTCCGGACCGCCGCCGGGGATCGGGCCGCTTGCCTTCGGGCACAGGCTATTTCACTCCACCGTCTGCTCCCCGCGCGGGCGACTCGTCGGCCAAGGCGAATCGCGGGAACGCCAGGTCGCCGGCATAGCGGGCGGCATCGCCGAGCTCTTCTTCGATGCGGAGCAGCTGGTTGTACTTCGCGACGCGCTCGCTGCGGGCGGGGGCGCCGGTCTTGATCTGGCCGCTGCCGACCGCCACCGCGAGGTCGGCGATCGTGGTGTCCTCGGTCTCGCCGCTGCGGTGGCTCATCATCGTCTTGTAGCCCGCGTTGTGGGCCAGCGACACCGCGTCGAGCGTCTCGGTGAGCGTGCCGATCTGGTTCACCTTCACCAGCAGCGCGTTGGCCGCGCCCTTCTCGATGCCGTCCTCGAGCCGTTCGGGGTTGGTGACGAACAGGTCGTCGCCGACGATCTGGACGCGGTCGCCGATGGCGGTGGTCAGCGCCACCCAGCCGTCCCAGTCGTCTTCGGACAGCGGGTCCTCGATCGACACCAGCGGGTAGCCGCCCATCAACTCCTCGTAGAACGAGGCCATCTGCTCGGCGGTGCGGGTCTGCTTCTCGAAGGCGTACCCGGTGCCCGCGGTGTAGAACTCGGTCGCGGCGACGTCGAGCGCCAGGGCCACGTCGCTGCCGACGGTCAGGCCGGCTGCTTCGATGGCCGAGCTGATCAGATCCAGCGCCGCCTTCGTTCCGGGCAGGTCGGGGGCGAAACCGCCCTCGTCGCCGAGTCCCGTGCCGAGCCCCTGCTTCTTGAGCACCGACTTGAGCGAGTGATACACCTCCGCGCCCCAGCGCAGCGCCTCCTTGAACGACGGCGCGCCGATCGGGGCGATCATGAACTCCTGCACGTCCACGCCGGTGTCGGCGTGAGCGCCGCCGTTGATGATGTTCATCATCGGCACGGGCAGGATGTGGGCGTTGGGTCCGCCGACGTAGCGGAACAGGGGCAACTCGGCCGACTGCGCCGCGGCCTTCGCCACCGCGAGCGAGACACCGAGGATCGCGTTGGCGCCCAGCCGCGACTTGTCGGGAGTGCCGTCGAGGTCGACCAGCGCCTGGTCGACGAGGCGCTGCTCGTCGGCGCCGATGCCGATCACCGCAGGAGCGATCTCGTCGAGCACGGCCTCGACGGCCTTCTGCACGCCCTTGCCGAGGTACCGCGAGCCGCCGTCACGCAGTTCGACGGCCTCGTGCTCGCCGGTGGAGGCGCCCGACGGCACCGCGGCGCGGGCGACGGTGCCATCCAGCAGGCCCACCTCGACCTCGACTGTCGGATTGCCCCGGGAGTCGAGGATCTCGCGGGCTCCGACCTGCTCGATGATGGGCACAGTGGTCTCCTTGGTCTTCAGACGAACCGATCAGCACTGAGCCTAATGGGAGTTGATCGGCGAGCCTTGAATGGATTGCGATCCGGTGCGGCGACGCTGATCATCGAGCCGCTGGTCGGTGAGCACTGTGTGCGCCTGGAGTGCCGTTCGACTCCTAGCTCTAGATCGTGCCCCGGCCGGTTCGGTGAGGTCGCTTATAGCGCTGATGGGGTGTCGTGCCGACGCGAGCACTGATCCATTAGGTCGCCGCGGGGTGCCCTCGGGCTTGATGTGAGTCAACGACGACTGCAGGGAGGTGGGCACTGATGATCTTCGTCGGCGACGACTGGGCCGAAGACCATCACGACGTGTATCTGATGGACGAGGCTGGCCAACGGCTGGCGGCGCGGCGATTACCCGAGGGCCTCTCCGGTATCCGGGCCCTGCACGAGCTGATCGCCGTCCACGCCGACCAACCCGACCAGGTGCTGGTCGGCATCGAAACCGATCGCGGCCTGTGGGTCTCAGCGTTGGCCGCGGCCGGCTATCAGGTGTGGGCGATCAACCCGATGGCAGCCGCTCGCTACCGTGATCGACATCACGTGGCGGGGGCGAAGTCCGATGCCGCTGATGCCAAGCTCTTGGCCGATCTGGTCCGCACCGACCGGCACAACCACCGTCAGATCGCCGGCGACAGCCCCGATGCTGAGGCGATCAAGGTGCTGGCCCGCTCGCATCAGAGTTTGATCTGGGCGCGCACCCGGCATGCCAACATGCTGCGCAGCGCGCTGCGGGAGTACTACCCCGCCGCATTAGAGGCCTTCGATGCGCTCACCGACGGCGACGCACTGGCCATCCTGGGACGTGCACCGACACCTGAACAAGGTGCCCAACTGAGCCTGGCCAAGATCGGATCGGCACTCAAAGCCGCTGGGCGGCAACGCAACATCGAGGCACGCGCCGCCGAGATCCAAGCCGTGTTGCGGCGCAAGCACCTCACCGCACCCCCCGCGGTCGCGGCTGCGTTTGGGGCCACCACAACCGCGGCGGTGCATGTCATCGCGGCGTTGAACACCCAGATCGCCGACCTGGAAACCGCGCTGGCCGACCATTTTGAGACACACCCGGACGCCGACATCTACCGCTCCCTGCCAGGACTTGGTGTCGTGCTCGGCGCCCGGGTGCTCGGTGAGTTCGGGGACGACCCGAACCGGTTCACCACGGCCAAGTGTCGCAAGAACTACGCCGGAACATCACCGTTGACCATCGCGTCGGGTCGAAAACGTGCCGTGCTGGCCCGCCACGTCCGCAACAAACGCCTCTACGACGCCATTGATCAATGGGCATTCTGCGCGCTGCTTCGAAGCCCCGGTGCGCGGACCTACTACGACGAGCACCGCGCAGCCGGCGACACCCACCATCAAGCGCTACGCGCACTCGGGAACCGGCTCGTCGGCGTCCTCCACGGCTGCCTCCGCCACCACACACGCTACGAGGAACACAAGGCCTGGGCGCACCGACAAACCGCAGCCGCTTGATCTACTACGCACCTGGGGTATCTAGAGTGTGGCCGGTCGGCGAGCGTGCTCAGAGCGGATGTCCGGCGGCGTAGGCGGTCGCCCAGTCCCGCACCGTGCGGGCGTACGCATCGGAGTGGTTGTAAGCCCGCAGCGCCTCCATCCAGCCCCGCGGCGTCTGCAGGTCCTTGCCGCTCCAGCACAGATATCCGGCCGCCGACAGGGCCGCATCGTCGATGTTGTCGGCGCTGATCTTGCCGTCGTTGTTGGCGTCGACGCCGTAGAGCCGCCACGTCTCCGGGATGAACTGCATCGGCCCCATCGCGCGGGCGAACGACTGGTCGCCCTTGTTCTCCACGGCCGGGTCGTGGCTGACGGAATCCTGGTCGAGGATCTGCAGGTTGCCGCCCGAGCCGTCGAGCAGGACACCCCGGATCGGCGGTGCGACGTCCCCGTTCGTCGCGACCCTGGCCCCGCGATAGGTGCCGTGGTGGCTCTCCACCTGACCGATCCCCGCGAGCGTCGTCCATTTCAGGTGACAGCCGGGGTTCTCCACGTCGGCGACCCGCGCCGCGTACGCGTATGCCTCCAGCGCGGTGGCCGGGATGCCCAGTCGGGGCGCGCGCTCGGCGGCCCACTCGTGCAGCTGATCGGCGGGCCGGCCGCGCGCGTGCGTGTCGATCTGCGGGACGACGTCGCCGGCCGGCGGCGGCACGCCGTCGGGAATGAACTGGCCGAGCTGCCACGAGCAGCTGGCAGCCAGGAGCAGTGCTGTCGCACCGATCACGGCCACTGCCCGCAGCCATCGCACCCGCGTCACCGCACTCCTCAACCCACTTCGGTTGTAGCCCATGCTCCCACGCGCCGCGGGAGGGACGACCCATCCCGGGGCGGAGGTGTCGGGTGTACATTCACTAATCGCATCTGAAAATAAGGTGAGCCACACCTTGCTTTGGCAAGCCAAAGCTGAGTTGGTCTCCCTCGAGCGAGGACGACATGATGAATGCCGGCACCGACCTCCCGGCCACCGCGCTCGCGGCGGCACCGAACGTGACATCGCAGCTGTTCGGCAGCGGTTTGATCGGCCTTCGCGAGGGCCTCGAAGCCGCCATCGTCGTGTCGATACTCGTCGCCTTCCTGGTCAAGTCCGAGCGCCGCGATGCCCTGCGCTGGGTGTGGCTCGGCGTCGGGGCGGCCGTCGCCATGACGGTGATCGTCTTCTCCACTATCCAGTTCGGTGAGAACACCATCTCCGGGCTCGCCGCCGAGGCCATCGCCGGCGTGGCCTCGCTGATCGCCGTGGCGATCGTCACCACGATGGTGCTGTGGATGCGGAAGGCGGCCGCATCGATGTCCGGCGAACTGCGCAGCGACATGGCGCGCGCGTTGGAGACCGGGCCGCTGGCCGTGCTGGCGCTGGCGTTCTTCGCGGTGGGCCGCGAGGGTGTCGAAACCGCGTTGTTCATGGTCGGCTACGCCGAGGCCACCACCAGCTGGCCGCTGATCGGTCTGGTCGCCGGGGTGGTGGTCGCGGGGCTGATCGCCTACGGCATGTACCGCGGCGCGCTGAGCATCGACCTCCGCAGGTTCTTCACCTACACCGGCGTGTTCCTGATCCTCGTCGCCGCCGGGATCCTCTCCTACGGGATCGGCGCCCTGCAGACCGTGGGATGGCTGCCCGGCCTGTCCGCCAAGGCGTTCGACATCACGGCATGGTTCAACTGGTCGGCCTGGTACGGCGAAGTCGTCCAGGGCGTCTTCAACGTCACGCCGACCCCGACCGTGCTCCAGCTCGCCGGCTGGTCGGCCTACCTCGCCGTCGTTCTCGCGCTGTTCCTGCGCCCGACCGCGGCGCCGGCTCGGCCCACCAACCCCTCCCCCCAACCCCATCCCTCCCCCGAAAGGTCGATCACGTGAAGGTTCAAACCTCAGCCGCGGCACTCGCCGCGGTCCTGGCCGGGTTCGCGCTCACCAGCTGCCAGGCCAAAGAGGAGTCGTCGGGCACTGCCGCGGACGGCCGACAAGCCGCCGGCGACATCACGGTCGACGCGTCCGACACCTCGTGCACGCTGTCGGGCACCGAGGGCAAGACCGGCGCCAACACCTTCGTCATCACCAACAACGGGTCCAAGGTCACCGAGTTCTACGTCTACGGCGAGGGTGAGCGCGTGATGGGCGAGGTCGAGAACATCTCCCCCGGCCTGCAACGCAAGCTCATCGTGCAGCTCTCGCAGCCCGGCACATACAAGACGGCCTGCAAGCCCGGCATGGTCGGCGACGGCATCCGCGGCGATTTCACCGTCACCGGCGACGCGGTACAGGTCGACACCGAGGGCAAGTTCGCCGAGGCCGCCGACAGCTACAAGCGGTACGTGAACAGCCAGACCGACGCGCTGGTGGCCGCCACCGCGGACTTCGTGGCGGCGGTGAAGGCCGGCGACATCGCCAAGGCCAAGGCGCTGTATCCGACAGCGCGCACCTATTACGAGCGCATCGAGCCCGTCGCCGAGTCGTTCCCCAACGACCTCGACCCCCGCATCGACCTGCGCGAGGCCGACCTCGAGCCCGGCCAGAAGTGGACCGGTTTCCACCGCCTGGAGAAGGACCTCTGGGTGCAGGGCCTCCAGCCCGACACGAACGCCGTCGCCGACCAGCTGACGGCCGACGTCAAGGAGCTCAACGACGGCGTCAAGGCGCCGGACTGGACCATCGACTCCACCCAGATCGCCGGCGGCGCACAAGGTCTGCTCGATGAGATCGCCTCGAGCAAGATCTCGGGCGAGGAAGACATCTTCAGCCACACCGACCTCTGGGACTTCAAAGCGAACGTCGAAGGCTCGCAGACGGCGGTCGCCTCGGTGCGGCCGATCCTCGACGAGCGCAACGCCGATCTGGGCAAGCGGGTCGACCAGCGCTTCACCGAAGTCGAAGCGCTGCTCGAGAAGTACCGCCAGGGCGACGGTTTCGTGTCCTACGACACGGTGACCGAGCCGGAACGCCAGGAGCTCTCGCGGGCCATCGACGCGCTGAGCAAGGAAGTCAGCCAGGTGCAAGGTGTCATCGCCCCCCAATAACGCTGTCGGAGAACCACGTTCGGGCCTGAGCCGGCGCAAGCTCTTCGGCGCCGCCGGGGTGGGAGCGGCGGTGGTCGGCGCGGCCAGTGCCGGAGCGCTGGCCGGCCGCGCCTCGGCCGCCCAGACCTCCGACCACCTGCAGACCGCGGTGCCGTTCCGCGGTGCGCATCAGGCCGGCATCGTCACCGAAGCCCAGGACCGAATGCACTTCGCCACGTTCGACATCACCACGAACAGCCGCGACGACGTCGTCAAGATGCTCGCCGACTGGACCGAGATGGCCGAGCGCATGACGCGGGGCGAGGAGGCGTTCGCGGGCGGCGCCACCGGGCAGAATCCTTACTCCCCGCCGACCGACACCGGCGAGGCGCTGGGGCTGCCGGCCTCCCAACTGACGCTGACCATCGGGTTCGGGCCGTCGTTCTTCGTCAAGGACGGCGTCGACCGGTTCGGCATCGCCGACAAGAAGCCCGCCGAACTGGTGGACCTGCCCAAGTTCGGAAACGAGAAGATCGACCCCGCCCGCAGCGGCGGCGACATCGTCGTGCAGGCCTGCGCGAACGATCCGCAGGTCGCCGTCCACGCGATCCGCAACCTCGCCCGCACCGGTTTCGGCACCGTGGCGGTGCGGTACTCGCAGCTGGGATTTGGCCGGACGTCGTCGACGACACGCAACCAGAGCACACCGCGAAACCTTTTCGGGTTCAAGGACGGAACGGCCAATCTCCGGTCGGACGAGACCGAGAAGCTGAACAACTTCGTCTGGGTCGGCGACGGGGACGGCCCGGCCTGGCTGACCGGCGGGACCTATCTGGTGGCGCGCCGCATCCGGATGCGCATCGAGCAGTGGGACCGCACCACGCTGCTCGAGCAGGAACGGGTCGTCGGCCGGCAGAAGGGCAGCGGGGCTCCGATGGGCCGCGGCGACGAGTTCGATGCGCTCGACTTCGACGCCCAGGACGACAGACATGAGCCGCTGATCGACGAGCGGGCCCACGTCCGGCTGGTGGCCCCTGAGCACAACAACGGCATCGAGATCCTGCGCCGCGGCTACAACTTCACCGACGGGTCCGACGGCTTCGGTCACCTCGACGCGGGCCTGTTCTTCATCGCGTTCGTGCGCAACCCGCTCACGCAGTTCGTGCCGCTGCAGACCCAGATGTCGCGCAACGACGCGATGAACGAGTACATCGCGCCCATGAGCTCAGCCGTGTTCGCCTGTCCGCCAGGGATTCCCGAGGGCGACACGTCGACGTTCTGGGGTTCGACGCTGTTCGACTGACGCCCTGAAGTGGGGGCGGTCGGCGGCGGGGCGGGTCGGCGGCGCGGCGTCGATCAGAACCACGTTCTGCAGACAACGTGCGAGTGAGCCGCTGCAAAACGTGGATTTCGGCGCGCTACTGCTCGGCGGGTTCCGGCTCCTGCTCCGTGGCCTCGGGCTCGTCGAATTCGTCGGGCGCCTCCTCGTCGGGCGCCTCGGGCTCGTCAGCCACGGCCTCCTCGTCGGGCACCTCGTACTCCACAGCCTCGGGCTCCCCCGTGTCCGGCCAGTGCGCGTGCCACTCGTCGGGGGTGATGACACCCACGGGTGTGTCGTCGAGCTCTTCGGCGACCTCGGCGCGGCGCCGGGCCGCGGCGACGGAGCGCTCCGCGGCGCGGACGTCGGCCATGAACTCCAGAATCGCTGTCCGCAAACCGTTTTCAGCGTCGAACTCCGCGGACACCGTGACCGTGGTGAGGGCGGCGGGAACGAGCTCCGCCGGGACGCCCGCGTTCTCGGCGCGAGCGAGCACCTTCTGCGCCAGCGCCAGCGCGGGCTGCCCGGTCGGGATGCCGTCCATACTCGACTCACGGGCCGAGGTCTCCAACGCCTTGCGCTGCTCCCACTGGGCCAGCTGCTCCTCCAGCGAGATCGACTCACCGGCCAGCACCGCGGGCACCCGGTGGCCGAGCTTGCGCACCAGTGCGTCGGCGACGTCGTCGATGTCGAAGGCGCCCTCCGGCGCGTCCTCGGCGATGCGGGCATGGAACAGCACCTGCAACAGCACGTCGCCGAGCTCGTCGCGCAGCTCCGCGAGGTCACCGCCGTGGACGGCGTCGAACAGTTCGTAGGTCTCCTCCAGCAGATACCGCCGCAGCGAGTCGTGGGTCTGCTGGCTCTCCCACGGCCCGGCGGTGCGCAACGTGTCCATCAGCGCGACCGCGTCGACCAGGCGTTCACCGGGCTGCGGTTCAGGGGCGCAGATCACCCGTTCGCCGGCCGCGATCCGCGTGGCCACCGAAGGATGGTCGCGGTCGGAGGAGAGCAACGTGGCCGCGGGTTCGCCCTCGTAGGCGGGCCGCGCCGAAGGCAGCGACCACGGCACCTTGATCGGCATCTCCTCGGTGTACTGGACGTCGCCGCTGAGGAGTTCGATCGCCTCGACGGGAATCAGCGACGGGCGGCGCGGGTCGACCAGCACCACCGTCATGCGCCACCTCCGAACTTGGTTATATCAACTTCCTCCTGAGGTTTCCCGTCGATGGCCAACAGCAGTCCTGCGACGAACGCAACGAGCTCGAGATCGCGGATCCGCGGCGCGCCCACCCCGCCGCCCGACCGCGGAATCGGCACCTGGACCGTCGACGTGGTGGCGCGGTAGGTGGCGCCGGCGTAAAGGCGCTTGAGCCGCAGCTGCGCCGAATCCGGCAGCGTCAGCGGCGAGATCCGCACTGTCGACGCCGACGCCGCACCGATCTCGGTGACGCCGTGGGCGCGGGCCAGCAGCCGCAGCCGCGCGACCGCGACCAACCGCTGCGCGGGTTCGGGCAACGGGCCGTAGCGGTCGACGAGCTCCTCGATCACCGAGTCGACGGCCGCGTCCTCCTGCGCGGCGGCCAGCCTGCGGTACGCCTCCAACCGCAGCCGGTCGCTGCCGATGTAGTCCGGCGGCAGATGCGCGTCAACCGGCAGGTCGATCCGCACGTCCTTCGGTTCCTCCGGCGCCGCAACGGTTTTCCCGTCGGCAGCGGCACGATACGCTTCCACCGCCTCGCCGACCAGCCGCACGTACAGGTCGAAGCCCACCCCGGCGACGTGCCCGGACTGCTCGGCGCCCAACACGTTTCCCGCGCCGCGGATCTCGAGGTCCTTCATCGCGACGGCCATGCCGGCGCCGAGCTCGTTGTTCTGGGCGATGGTGGCGAGCCGGTCGTACGCCGTCTCGGTCAGCGGAACCTCCGGCGGATACAGGAAATACGCGTAACCCCGCTCGCGCGAGCGTCCGACCCGGCCACGCAGCTGATGCAGCTGCGACAGGCCGAACGTGTCGGCGCGCTCGACGATCAGCGTGTTGGCGTTCGAGATGTCCAGGCCCGTCTCGACGATCGTCGTGCAGACCAGGATGTCGAACTCCCGGTTCCAGAAGCCCTCGACGGTCTTCTCCAGCTGCTCCTCGGGCATCTGCCCGTGCGCGACCACGACGCGGGCCTCGGGCACCAGCTGACGTACCCGCGCCGCGGCCTGGTCGATGGTGCGCACCCGGTTGTGGATGTAGAACGCCTGCCCGTCGCGCAGCATCTCGCGACGCAGCGCGGCAGCGACCTGCTTGTCGTCGTGCGGGCCGACGTAGGTCAGCACCGGGTACCGCTCCTCGGGCGGAGTCAGGATCGTCGACATCTCCCGGATGCCGGCCAGGCTCATCTCCAGCGTGCGCGGAATCGGGGTGGCGGACATGGTCAGCACGTCGACGTGGGTGCGCATCGACTTGATGTGCTCCTTGTGCTCGACGCCGAAGCGCTGCTCCTCGTCGACGATCACCAGGCCGAGGTCCTTCCACGTCACCCCGGTCTGCAGCAGCCGGTGGGTGCCGATCACGATGTCGACCGACCCGTCCTTCATCCCGTCCAGCACGGCTCTGGATTCCGACGGAGACGTGAAGCGCGACAAGCCTTTCACCGTGACCGGGAACCCGGCCATTCGCGCGGTGAACGTCTGCAGGTGCTGGTCGGCCAGCAGCGTCGTCGGCACCAGCACCGCCACCTGCTTGCCGTCCTGCACCGCCTTGAACGCCGCGCGCACCGCGATCTCGGTCTTGCCGTAGCCGACGTCGCCGCATATCACCCGGTCCATCGGGACCGGCTTCTCCATGTCGGACTTCACCTCGGTGATCGCGGTCAGCTGGTCGACGGTCTCGGTGAACCCGAACGCGTCCTCCATCTCGGTCTGCCAGGGGCTGTCGGGTCCGAACGCGTGCCCGGCCGAGGCCTGCCGCTTGGCGTAGAGCGCGACGAGTTCTGCGGCGATCTCGCGAACGGCCCGCCGCGCTTTGGTTTTCGTGTTGGCCCAGTCGCTGCCGCCGAGCCGGGACAGCGTCGGCGCTTCGCCGCCGACGTAGCGCGACAACTGGTCCAGCGAGTCCATCGGCACGTAGAGCTTGTCGGTGCCGCCGCCGCGCTTGGCGGACGCGTACTCGAGCACCAGGTATTCGCGGCGGGCGCCGCCGATCACGCGTTCGGTCATCTCGACGAAGCGGCCGATGCCGTGCTGGTCGTGCACGACGAGGTCGCCGGCGGTCAGTGCGAGCGGGTCGACGACGTTGCGGCGCTTGGCCGCGAGCTTCCTGCCCTCGGTGGCGGCGGCCCGGTTGCCGGTCAGGTCGGTCTCGGTGATCACCACGAGGTTGGCGCCGGGGATCACCACGCCGTCGTGCAGCGGGCCCTTCACGACACCCACCACACCGTCGCGCGGCGCGGCTCCGGGCTCGAGAATCGTTGCCGGAGTGTCGGCTTCGCCGAGCTGTTCGACGACGCGCATGCAGGTTCCGGTGCCCGGGGTGACGACGATGCCGTAGCCGCCGGTGGCGACGTGGGCCCGCAGCATCGCGAAGATCTCGTCGAGATTGTGCTGCTGCCCCCGCGCCGACGGCGCAGGCCGGATGTCGAGGGTGACACCGGACTCGGCGGTGAGCTGGCTCAGCGTCCACCACGGGTGCCCGCCGGCACGGGCGGCCTCGCGGCCGTCGTCGAAACCGACGAACCCGGACGCGCCGAGAGCCTCGATGTCGATGGGGACGTCGCCGCCGACGGCCGCGGTCGACCAGGACGCCTCGAGGAATTCCCGGCCGGTCTTGATCAGGTCTGCGGCACGGGTGCGGACCTTCTCCGGATCGCACACCAGCAACGGCGTGCCCGCGGGCAGGAGCGCGGGCAATGTCACCAGCTCGGTCGGTCGCAGCAGTGGCAGCAGCGCCTCCATGCCGTCGACCGGGATGCCTTCGGCCAGCTTGGCCAGCATGTCGGGCACGCTGCCCGGCACGCTGTTCTCCAGGACGGGATGCTCCGCGGAGAGCGCGGCAGCGCGGCGTCTCACGTCGGCGGTGAGCAGCACTTCGCGGCACGGCACGGCGATCACGGTGTCGATGTCGATCTCCGGGATGGACCGCTGGTCGGCGACGGAGAACATCCGCATCTCGGAGACCTCGTCGCCCCAGAACTCGACGCGCACAGGGTGTTCGGCCGTCGGCGGGAAGAGGTCGAGGATGCCGCCGCGCACCGCGAATTCGCCGCGCTTGCCGACCATGTCGACGCGCGTGTAGGCCAGGTCCACCAGACGTGCGACGGTGGCGTCGAAGGCGGCCACCGCAGCGGCTCCGGGCGCGACATCCGGCTCGGCACCGACGGTCAGCGTGACCGGCTCGATCGACGCGATGTCGGGCGCCATCGGCTGCAGCAGCGAGCGCGCGGTGGTGACCACGATGCGCAGCGGCGGGCCGAGGCGCTCGTCGTCGGGGTGAGTCAGCCGGCGCAGCAGCATCATCCGCGCGCCCACGGTGTCAACACCGGGCGAGAGCCGCTCGTGCGGCAGCGTCTCCCACGACGGGAACATCGCGACGGCGTCGCCGAACACGCCCTGCAGCTCGGCGGTCAGGTCGTCGGCTTCCCGCCCGGTCGCGGTGACGACCAGCAGCGCACCCGACTGGGCGAGCGCGGACGCCACGAACACCCGCGCGCTGGCCGGGCCGACGAAGTCGAGATCGGCGGGCCGTTCGGCGGCACGGCGAGCCACCTCCTGCAGGGAGGGGTCACGAAGCGCCAGTTCGACGAGGCCCGCGATCGGGGTGTGGACATGAAGAGTCCCCGATACGGTCATGATGCTTCCATCGTAGGCACCCGCCGGAGCAGTCGCGGCACGGGCCGAGCGCGCTACTCGTCCTGCAGATGCGGGTCGGCCTCGAGATGGGTCAGGCCGTTCCACATCAGGTTCACCAAATGTGCGGCCACCACTTCCTTCTTCGGCTCGCGGGTGTCGAGCCACCACTGCGCGGACATCGACACCGATCCGACCAGCGCCTGGGCGTACAGCGGCGCGAGGTCGGGATCGAGCCCGCGGCGGGAGAAGTCGCCGGCCAGGATCGACGCCACCTGGCTGACGGCGTCGTTGAGCAGCGTCGAATAGGTGCCGGAGGTGATGCTGGCCGGGGAGTCGCGGATCAGGATGCGGAAGCCGTCGGTGTGTTCCTCGACATAGGTCAGCAGTGCCAGCGCGACGCGCTCGACGCGCACCCGGGACCGGTTGTTGGTCAACGACGACGTGATGCCGTCGAGCAGCGCCGACATCTCGCGGTCGACGACCACGGCGTACAGCCCTTCCTTGCCGCCGAAATGCTCGTAGACCACGGGTTTGGAGACGTTGGCCCGCAGGGCGATCTCCTCGATCGAGGTGCCGTCGAAGCCGCGCTCGGCGAACAGCGACTTCGCGATCTCGATCAGCTGCTGACGGCGTTCGCTGCCCGTCATCCTCGCGCGCGGTGCACGCACGTGATTGTCGGGGCCGTCGGACTTGTGGGGCGCTGCCACGCGTCTCAGGGTAAACGGTGGGACCGGCCGGACCGGGCGTAGCGTCAACGTCCGTGATCACGCTGGACCGGCTGATCAACGTCCTCGGCGGTTACGGCGCCCGCCTGCTGGCCGGCTCGGCGGCACGGTCGACCGAGCTGCGCAGTGTCGTGCTGCCCGAGGTCGTGGACGGCCGCACCGTTGCCGGCGACGTGTTGCTCGCGGTGGGCGCCGCCTCCCCGGCCGAAGCGGTGGCGTGGGCACGGGCAGCCCGGGCGGTCGTCGTGCTGACCCGCGACGGAACACCGGAGACCGTGCCTCCCGGCGGGCCCGCCGTCGTCGTCGTCGACTCCGCGATGCCGTGGAGCGACTTCGCCGCGATCGTCTACGGGTTGGTTCTGGAAGGCCGCGAGACCGAGTCCGGCCGCGGTCCGACCGACCTGTTCGCGCTGGCCGACAGCCTGTCCGAGGCGGTCGGCGGCGCCGTGGTGATCGAAGACCGGCTCTCGCAGGTGCTGGCCTTCTCCCGGGGTCAGCAGGACGCCGACCCCGCCCGCGCGGCGACGATCCTCGGGCGGCAGGCGCCCGCGGACCTGCGCGCCACGTTCGACGCCCACGGCGTCTTCACCCATCTGGCCGGTTCCGACGACCCGATGTTCGTGCCGGGTGATGCGCGCGTCGGGCTCACCGGCCGGATGGTCGTGGCGGCGCGCGCCGGCCGCGAACTGCTGGGCTCGGTGTGGGTCGCGTGTGCGGACCCGCTGACCGGCGCGCAAC is a window of Mycolicibacterium chubuense NBB4 DNA encoding:
- the eno gene encoding phosphopyruvate hydratase; protein product: MPIIEQVGAREILDSRGNPTVEVEVGLLDGTVARAAVPSGASTGEHEAVELRDGGSRYLGKGVQKAVEAVLDEIAPAVIGIGADEQRLVDQALVDLDGTPDKSRLGANAILGVSLAVAKAAAQSAELPLFRYVGGPNAHILPVPMMNIINGGAHADTGVDVQEFMIAPIGAPSFKEALRWGAEVYHSLKSVLKKQGLGTGLGDEGGFAPDLPGTKAALDLISSAIEAAGLTVGSDVALALDVAATEFYTAGTGYAFEKQTRTAEQMASFYEELMGGYPLVSIEDPLSEDDWDGWVALTTAIGDRVQIVGDDLFVTNPERLEDGIEKGAANALLVKVNQIGTLTETLDAVSLAHNAGYKTMMSHRSGETEDTTIADLAVAVGSGQIKTGAPARSERVAKYNQLLRIEEELGDAARYAGDLAFPRFALADESPARGADGGVK
- a CDS encoding IS110 family transposase — its product is MIFVGDDWAEDHHDVYLMDEAGQRLAARRLPEGLSGIRALHELIAVHADQPDQVLVGIETDRGLWVSALAAAGYQVWAINPMAAARYRDRHHVAGAKSDAADAKLLADLVRTDRHNHRQIAGDSPDAEAIKVLARSHQSLIWARTRHANMLRSALREYYPAALEAFDALTDGDALAILGRAPTPEQGAQLSLAKIGSALKAAGRQRNIEARAAEIQAVLRRKHLTAPPAVAAAFGATTTAAVHVIAALNTQIADLETALADHFETHPDADIYRSLPGLGVVLGARVLGEFGDDPNRFTTAKCRKNYAGTSPLTIASGRKRAVLARHVRNKRLYDAIDQWAFCALLRSPGARTYYDEHRAAGDTHHQALRALGNRLVGVLHGCLRHHTRYEEHKAWAHRQTAAA
- a CDS encoding lytic transglycosylase domain-containing protein — its product is MTRVRWLRAVAVIGATALLLAASCSWQLGQFIPDGVPPPAGDVVPQIDTHARGRPADQLHEWAAERAPRLGIPATALEAYAYAARVADVENPGCHLKWTTLAGIGQVESHHGTYRGARVATNGDVAPPIRGVLLDGSGGNLQILDQDSVSHDPAVENKGDQSFARAMGPMQFIPETWRLYGVDANNDGKISADNIDDAALSAAGYLCWSGKDLQTPRGWMEALRAYNHSDAYARTVRDWATAYAAGHPL
- the efeU gene encoding iron uptake transporter permease EfeU; the protein is MNAGTDLPATALAAAPNVTSQLFGSGLIGLREGLEAAIVVSILVAFLVKSERRDALRWVWLGVGAAVAMTVIVFSTIQFGENTISGLAAEAIAGVASLIAVAIVTTMVLWMRKAAASMSGELRSDMARALETGPLAVLALAFFAVGREGVETALFMVGYAEATTSWPLIGLVAGVVVAGLIAYGMYRGALSIDLRRFFTYTGVFLILVAAGILSYGIGALQTVGWLPGLSAKAFDITAWFNWSAWYGEVVQGVFNVTPTPTVLQLAGWSAYLAVVLALFLRPTAAPARPTNPSPQPHPSPERSIT
- the efeO gene encoding iron uptake system protein EfeO; the protein is MKVQTSAAALAAVLAGFALTSCQAKEESSGTAADGRQAAGDITVDASDTSCTLSGTEGKTGANTFVITNNGSKVTEFYVYGEGERVMGEVENISPGLQRKLIVQLSQPGTYKTACKPGMVGDGIRGDFTVTGDAVQVDTEGKFAEAADSYKRYVNSQTDALVAATADFVAAVKAGDIAKAKALYPTARTYYERIEPVAESFPNDLDPRIDLREADLEPGQKWTGFHRLEKDLWVQGLQPDTNAVADQLTADVKELNDGVKAPDWTIDSTQIAGGAQGLLDEIASSKISGEEDIFSHTDLWDFKANVEGSQTAVASVRPILDERNADLGKRVDQRFTEVEALLEKYRQGDGFVSYDTVTEPERQELSRAIDALSKEVSQVQGVIAPQ